A part of Paenibacillus sp. 481 genomic DNA contains:
- a CDS encoding VWA domain-containing protein produces the protein MSITLEKMTREVVLVKEAKGLGNQTAEVWAVIDISASIRSYFENGTMQAIIDRAMAVGMGFDANKQIDVVSFGVNSHYEGTVTERNYSGFANDIYRKRNLEGGTQYAEAIKTIRDKTIMAKQGGIAGFFGVKKETKTLDKPVYVLFFTDGDNQDKDETTKLIKELSKYGIFFQFIGVGNASFNYLQKLDDMSGRVLDNVDFFPAKDVVSMDNKVLFEKMINEFAKWVPQARAKGIIN, from the coding sequence ATGAGCATCACACTAGAGAAAATGACGAGGGAAGTTGTCTTAGTTAAAGAAGCTAAAGGATTAGGTAACCAGACAGCAGAGGTATGGGCTGTAATCGACATTAGCGCTTCTATTCGATCGTATTTCGAAAACGGTACCATGCAAGCGATTATCGACCGTGCTATGGCTGTAGGTATGGGCTTTGATGCGAACAAGCAAATCGACGTTGTCTCATTCGGCGTTAATTCCCATTACGAAGGTACTGTAACAGAGCGCAATTACAGCGGCTTCGCTAATGACATTTATCGTAAGCGTAATCTTGAAGGTGGAACACAATACGCTGAAGCCATTAAAACGATTCGCGACAAAACGATTATGGCAAAGCAAGGCGGTATCGCTGGATTTTTTGGAGTGAAAAAGGAAACCAAGACATTGGACAAACCCGTTTATGTCCTATTCTTCACCGACGGTGACAACCAAGATAAAGACGAAACAACGAAATTAATTAAAGAGCTTTCTAAATACGGAATTTTCTTTCAATTCATAGGTGTAGGCAACGCTAGTTTCAATTACCTGCAAAAATTGGATGACATGAGTGGGCGTGTATTGGATAATGTTGATTTCTTCCCAGCCAAAGACGTTGTGAGCATGGACAACAAAGTTCTATTCGAAAAAATGATCAATGAGTTCGCCAAATGGGTCCCGCAAGCTCGTGCCAAAGGAATCATAAACTAA